One genomic window of Solanum dulcamara chromosome 12, daSolDulc1.2, whole genome shotgun sequence includes the following:
- the LOC129876100 gene encoding glycine-rich RNA-binding protein 4, mitochondrial-like isoform X1: protein MMFIYKGVWPSSSSTVLLQPTIGPKSFKIQASFSNYPLASKIMVRNLPYSNDESCLEKMLSNLGQVAEVKIVKYEMTQRSKGYAFIQYTSQENAMLALDSMDHKYLNGRVISVNLAKPTKKDFGRYPKTCGPPVERLPSENEVPYLKENC from the exons ATGATGTTCATCTACAAAGGGGTATGGCCAAGCAGCTCATCCACTGTTCTGTTGCAGCCAACAATTGGACCCAAATCCTTCAAAATCCAAGCTAGCTTTTCCAACTACCCTCTAGCCAGCAAAATTATGGTTAGAA ATTTACCATACTCCAATGATGAAAGTTGTCTGGAGAAGATGCTTTCAAATTTAGGCCAGGTGGCTGAAG TTAAGATTGTCAAGTATGAAATGACCCAGAGATCAAAGGGATATGCTTTTATCCAATACACTTCTCAAGAAAATGCCATGCTTGCCCTTGATAGCATGGATCACAAG TACCTCAATGGCAGGGTTATTTCTGTGAATCTCGCAAAGCCTACAAAGAAAGACTTTGGCAGATACCCGAAAACTTGTGGACCACCTGTGGAAAGATTACCGTCTGAAAATGAAGTTCCATACCTAAAAGAAAACTGCTAA